In the Syngnathus scovelli strain Florida chromosome 16, RoL_Ssco_1.2, whole genome shotgun sequence genome, one interval contains:
- the plekhh3 gene encoding pleckstrin homology domain-containing family H member 3, with product MPLQGVCWLLCCRQGFSLLGRDYGEKEEEESFELRNKDDLTPNGQSPAEVIHVSQPTRTANGTNGVAVSDAADEMKSLILEKNKMGLEEEPEILVKGWLLREVRGNWIKQRRFWFVLSQDSLDYYSGPEKGARRLGTLVLTSLCSVIWPDKQTFKETGYWSITVYGRKHCYRLYTKHFNEAVHWACAIQKIIDTKAPVETPTQLLIQDIEENKFNPEVVEHIYQHNPILKYTHGPLYAPLLPFPYGSLAHTYHHGKGYGSLNEEAVKLFNGLQQLESAHDAVPIIQGVLQTCLDLRPLRDEIYCQLVKQTSHTPAPYTAAHLRYWQLLTCMSCTFLPGAAVLKYLRFHLKRIQNQSPESEMDNYASFISEALEKTKCRECVPSWEEIQMLMSRQEMLCTVHYPGPGCCQLYISSHTTANEVVQRMQQRLGLKDSKNTFALYEQNALWEQPVSGGALIADILTSISSKECESKGQRKLCFKLYCLLDADSISVDSIEYLFLFEQCHEMVIRGQLPACEEDLQTLAALRLQAVMGDFSTHAPCPPLEQLFPGHLLEARILVAQALPTCQVAAPTGCPAAQRLLVGALWSHAAAAHKQKVEKDLRLRSRVKEEAAAVMGAILERWRGLAGSNCRDSMAAYLAIARQWSGFGCTLYEVDFYISSTGSFSQKLWLGVAASSVSLYRQGEAEALESFPYGQICSYGVSDSNTFKISAGGRDMLFETNKLSEITQLMNAYFNATRLQRGKGDAVKIHEGTPVGFRHPSAPALLELPSHPV from the exons ATGCCTTTGCAAGGTGTTTGCTGGTTGCTGTGCTGCCGCCAGGGCTTCAGTTTGCTTGGAAGGGACTATGGggagaaagaggaggaagagtctTTCGAGTTGCGCAACAAGGACGACCTGACTCCCAATGGACAG AGTCCAGCCGAGGTGATTCACGTTTCTCAGCCGACGCGTACAGCAAATGGGACGAACGG AGTGGCCGTGTCAGACGCTGCTGACGAGATGAAGAGCCTTATCCTGGAGAAGAACAAGATGGGCCTGGAGGAAGAACCTGAAATTCTGGTCAAAG GTTGGCTGCTGCGTGAGGTGCGAGGCAATTGGATCAAGCAGCGCCGCTTCTGGTTCGTGCTAAGCCAGGACTCGCTGGACTACTACAGCGGGCCCGAGAAGGGAGCCCGCCGACTGGGAACGTTGGTGCTAACCAGCCTCTGCTCCGTCATCTGGCCAGACAAGCAAACCTTCAAGGAGACGg GCTACTGGAGCATCACGGTGTACGGGCGCAAGCACTGCTACAGGCTCTACACCAAGCACTTCAACGAGGCCGTGCACTGGGCCTGCGCCATCCAGAAAATCATCGACACCAAAGCGCCCGTGGAAACGCCCACGCAACTCCTGATTCAAGATATAGAG GAGAACAAGTTCAACCCTGAGGTGGTGGAACACATCTACCAGCACAACCCTATCCTCAAGTACACCCATGGGCCCCTCTACGCCCCGCTGCTGCCCTTCCCCTATGGCAGCCTGGCGCACACGT ACCACCACGGCAAGGGCTACGGCTCGTTGAACGAGGAGGCCGTCAAGCTCTTCAACGGCCTGCAACAGCTGGAGTCGGCGCACGACGCCGTGCCCATCATCCAGGGCGTGCTGCAGACGTGTTTGGATCTGCGGCCGCTGCGCGACGAGATCTACTGCCAGCTGGTGAAGCAGACCAGCCATACGCCCGCCCCCTATACTGCCGCCCACCTGCGCTACTGGCAGCTGCTCACCTGCATGAGTTGCACCTTCCTGCCCGGAGCCGCCGTCCTCAAGTACCTACGATTCCACCTCAAGAG GATCCAGAACCAGAGTCCTGAATCGGAGATGGACAACTATGCGTCCTTCATCAGCGAGGCTCTGGAGAAGACCAAGTGTCGCGAGTGTGTGCCGTCCTGGGAGGAGATCCAGATGCTGATGAGCAGGCAGGAGATGCTGTGCACAGTGCACTACCCCGGACCTGGCTGCTGCCAGCTCTACATCAGCTCGCATACCACTGCCAACGAG GTGGTGCAGCGAATGCAGCAGCGGCTCGGCCTGAAAGACAGCAAAAACACGTTTGCTCTGTACGAGCAGAACGCGCTGTGGGAGCAGCCGGTGTCGGGCGGCGCGCTCATCGCCGACATCCTCACCAG CATCTCCAGCAAAGAGTGCGAGTCCAAAGGTCAGCGCAAACTGTGCTTCAAGCTCTACTGCCTGCTGGACGCCGACAGCATTTCAGTGGACAGCATCGAGTATCTCTTCCTCTTTGAGCAG TGCCACGAGATGGTGATCCGCGGCCAGCTGCCCGCCTGCGAAGAGGACCTCCAGACGTTGGCGGCCCTCCGGCTTCAGGCCGTCATGGGGGACTTTAGCACGCACGCCCCCTGCCCACCCCTGGAGCAGCTCTTCCCTGGCCACTTGCTGGAAGCCCGCATCCTCGTGGCGCAAGCGCTGCCGACCTGCCAGGTGGCCGCGCCCACGGGCTGCCCCGCCGCACAACGCCTTCTGGTGGGGGCGCTGTGGAGCCACGCGGCGGCGGCACACAAGCAGAAGGTGGAGAAGGACCTGCGCCTCCGCAGCCGTGtgaaggaggaggcggcggccgtCATGGGAGCCATCTTGGAGCGCTGGAGGGGTCTGGCGGGCTCCAACTGCAGAGACAGCATGGCCGCCTATCTGGCCATAGCGCGCCAGTGGTCCGGCTTCGGCTGCACGCTCTATGAAGTCGACTTCTACATT AGTTCAACGGGGAGTTTTTCCCAGAAGTTGTGGTTGGGGGTGGCGGCCAGCAGCGTGTCGCTCTATCGCCAAGGAGAAGCTGAGGCCCTCGAGTCGTTTCCCTACGGACAGATCTGCTCCTACGGCGTCTCCGACAGCAACACCTTCAAGATCAGCGCCGGCGGCCGAGACATGCTCTTCGAAACCAACAAG CTGAGCGAGATCACGCAACTGATGAACGCGTACTTCAACGCCACCCGTCTGCAGCGAGGCAAAGGCGACGCCGTCAAAATCCACGAGGGCACGCCAGTGGGCTTCCGCCACCCGTCCGCGCCCGCCCTCCTGGAGCTGCCTTCGCACCCCGTCTGA